In a single window of the Olivibacter sp. SDN3 genome:
- a CDS encoding glycoside hydrolase family 76 protein, translated as MTHTRKPVNLLINYLVFILVLFYSCKEEAIILYPPDDTVNPEVVYPWEEIADSLQQTTNEIYRSTDGRYYKQNEENNTFHYWWNAHMLDVLVDGYQRTENENYIQRMRALLDGMKETNDNTYPNHFYDDMEWLALSSLRAYQVSNDEAFLQATSILWDDIQTGLNDYQGGGIAWKKDQLDYKNTPANAPAIILACRLYTDLNNEQDLTLAQTLYEWLKSTLVDPANGIVWDGINRNGDGEIDKNWLFTYNQGVFIGAAHELYKVTGDRTYLNDAVRTANTAISHPDITVGGILKNENQGDGGLFKGIMIRYLALLAEEQTLTDADRIRFQDFIKFNAETAYTKALSRPALLFGPNWEAQPDETVDLSTQLSGVMLIEAAARLSAQ; from the coding sequence ATGACACATACTAGGAAACCAGTCAACCTACTAATCAACTATTTGGTGTTTATATTAGTGCTATTTTACAGCTGTAAAGAGGAAGCTATTATATTGTATCCGCCAGATGACACGGTTAATCCGGAGGTTGTATACCCTTGGGAAGAAATAGCTGATTCATTGCAGCAAACAACCAATGAGATTTACCGCTCAACTGATGGAAGGTACTACAAGCAGAATGAAGAAAATAATACCTTTCATTATTGGTGGAATGCCCATATGTTAGACGTTTTAGTTGATGGATATCAGCGTACGGAAAATGAAAATTACATCCAACGCATGCGAGCTTTATTAGATGGAATGAAAGAGACGAACGATAACACATACCCTAATCATTTTTATGATGATATGGAATGGTTGGCTCTATCGTCTTTGAGAGCTTATCAAGTAAGTAATGACGAAGCTTTTCTACAAGCCACTAGTATTTTGTGGGATGACATCCAAACAGGATTAAACGACTATCAAGGTGGTGGGATAGCCTGGAAAAAGGATCAGCTGGACTATAAAAACACACCCGCCAATGCACCTGCCATCATTCTTGCCTGTAGGCTCTATACGGATTTAAACAACGAGCAGGATTTAACCTTAGCACAAACATTATATGAATGGCTTAAGAGTACGTTGGTAGATCCGGCCAACGGTATTGTGTGGGATGGCATCAACCGTAACGGTGATGGAGAAATTGACAAAAATTGGCTGTTTACCTATAATCAAGGTGTATTTATTGGTGCTGCCCACGAATTATATAAGGTCACGGGTGATCGCACCTATCTCAATGATGCCGTACGCACAGCAAACACTGCTATCAGTCATCCTGATATTACAGTTGGCGGTATTCTTAAAAATGAAAATCAAGGGGACGGAGGCCTTTTTAAGGGAATTATGATCCGCTACCTTGCTTTATTGGCAGAGGAGCAAACACTTACTGATGCCGACAGAATAAGATTTCAGGATTTTATCAAATTTAATGCTGAAACAGCTTATACAAAAGCACTGTCAAGGCCCGCATTGCTCTTCGGCCCAAATTGGGAAGCACAACCAGACGAAACGGTCGATCTATCAACACAATTAAGTGGTGTGATGCTTATTGAGGCGGCAGCTCGACTTTCAGCACAATAA
- a CDS encoding SusE domain-containing protein, which yields MNLFIKHPAYLLAILALLLTACSKEKSLNTEVSEVTTLFAPKNDAFIKLGQGSIQFEWEMARAADNGLVIYEVLFDREDGDFSEPLYSSPSEGNGMQRILTLDHGVINRIAETAGIGPLETGAIKWSVVSSKGVNVQAPVAVHTLVIERPAGFTSVPTELYLTGSAAEGGGNLDNAPEFKQISNGIYEIYTKLGDGTYQFIDAQNENANSYFIDNTGIIQAGGENSHAGEHVYRIRLNFNNATSSMTEITNVSLWFAPDDRFWFDLPYTQNGTWEIKGADIIFKQEDWGRDERYKFRFMVKNATGEDSEEWYGSSNADNSRPTSSTPASYWHMVLVDNDRWQNCFKFDGDVDNSKADIKIDFNSSVEEYTHQVTSQ from the coding sequence ATGAACCTATTTATAAAACATCCGGCATACCTTTTAGCGATCTTAGCATTGCTTTTGACAGCCTGCAGTAAGGAAAAAAGCTTAAATACTGAAGTAAGTGAAGTAACAACACTCTTTGCTCCAAAAAATGATGCCTTTATTAAGCTTGGGCAAGGGAGTATTCAATTTGAGTGGGAAATGGCCCGTGCTGCAGATAATGGTTTGGTAATATACGAAGTGCTTTTTGATAGAGAAGATGGGGATTTCTCTGAGCCCTTATATAGTTCTCCTTCCGAAGGGAATGGTATGCAGCGAATACTCACGCTCGATCATGGTGTTATCAATCGTATTGCTGAAACCGCCGGCATTGGCCCCCTTGAAACAGGCGCTATTAAATGGAGCGTAGTATCCTCCAAAGGCGTCAATGTGCAGGCACCCGTAGCCGTTCACACATTGGTTATAGAGCGTCCAGCGGGATTTACCTCGGTTCCCACTGAACTTTACCTCACCGGATCTGCCGCAGAAGGAGGAGGAAATCTGGATAACGCTCCCGAATTCAAACAAATATCCAACGGCATATACGAAATATACACAAAATTAGGAGATGGAACTTACCAATTTATCGATGCCCAAAATGAAAATGCCAACAGTTATTTTATTGACAATACAGGCATTATTCAGGCGGGGGGAGAAAACAGCCATGCAGGAGAGCACGTTTACCGTATCCGATTAAACTTTAACAACGCAACCTCCTCTATGACAGAAATCACGAATGTCAGTTTATGGTTTGCTCCAGACGATAGATTTTGGTTCGACTTACCATATACACAAAATGGAACTTGGGAAATTAAAGGTGCAGACATTATATTTAAGCAAGAAGATTGGGGGCGAGACGAACGATATAAATTTAGATTCATGGTAAAAAATGCGACTGGAGAAGATTCCGAAGAATGGTATGGTAGTAGTAATGCTGATAATAGCAGACCTACAAGTAGTACGCCTGCGTCTTACTGGCACATGGTATTGGTAGACAATGACAGGTGGCAAAATTGCTTTAAGTTTGACGGTGACGTCGATAATAGCAAAGCAGATATTAAGATAGACTTCAATTCAAGCGTAGAAGAGTACACACACCAGGTTACCAGTCAATAA
- a CDS encoding DUF922 domain-containing protein: protein MVIYQHYRIIVCLLWLLLSAVITFAQGYRQLTEKDFRGTPDNKNPYLSNTKLRIGYRSSTVQKENIFQIKFEVYLDINQNESWIKFDKINDQRTLTALLKHEQGHFKLGALMQKELTQKLNNKKYTKHYKQEAATIFDRISQKYELLQLQYDQETQHMMDRNQQRLWDKKLDSLLFKTLH from the coding sequence ATGGTAATATATCAGCACTATCGTATAATCGTTTGTTTATTGTGGCTACTGCTATCGGCAGTTATCACTTTCGCTCAAGGCTATCGTCAATTAACAGAAAAAGATTTCCGTGGAACACCAGATAACAAAAACCCCTATCTATCCAACACCAAATTACGCATCGGCTACCGTTCTTCCACCGTACAGAAAGAAAACATCTTTCAGATAAAGTTTGAAGTATATTTAGATATCAACCAAAATGAATCATGGATAAAATTCGACAAAATTAACGATCAACGCACATTAACAGCTTTATTGAAACATGAACAAGGGCACTTCAAGTTAGGTGCCTTGATGCAAAAAGAGCTTACCCAGAAATTAAACAATAAGAAATATACCAAACATTATAAACAGGAGGCCGCTACAATATTTGATCGTATTTCACAAAAATACGAGTTATTACAGCTCCAGTATGACCAAGAAACCCAACATATGATGGACCGCAATCAACAACGGCTATGGGATAAAAAATTAGACAGTTTGCTGTTTAAAACACTGCATTAA
- a CDS encoding RagB/SusD family nutrient uptake outer membrane protein: protein MKVTKTYKTGITALLLLAALSGCKKLDLLPENSFTELNYWTSEAKVNSILNTAYSQMSNSDYFFSNEGLSDNAFSGRGDFNGSTSIAAGTYDPALGRIKSEWQFHYEGIKTCNLIIENIDQVPMDEGIKNRMRAEARFIRALKHFQLMTWFGDIPLLRTDPTREEALEVSRSPKAEALDFILGELEEIVPMLPTNTSYADADKGRITRGAVIALKARVYLYENRWQDVATTCERLIQTDENGSYQLFPNYEGLFLPQNQNNSEVILDIQYVPEFRVWTNMFDLAPISVGARLNNLAPTQELVDSYRMLNGKAINENESGYNEDDPYTNRDPRMAFTIVHHLHEWRRPDGSTQTIYTKPGSTPTGANSSDEYAPGTVSSPTGYYLRKYYDPTHGPNFRAGLNLILIRYADILLMYAEARNELAQLNQDEWDQSIRALRTRSGFTAEEALAYQPNWTQEDIRQIIRNERRVELAMEGLRIFDIRRWQTAEEVLNGWVHGAKFGPTNEDNGYIRANFRTFDPNRHYLWPIPRDERNLNNNLTQNPGWEN from the coding sequence ATGAAAGTGACAAAAACATATAAAACCGGAATAACGGCTCTTCTATTGCTTGCGGCTTTATCCGGATGCAAAAAGCTCGATTTGCTACCCGAAAATAGTTTTACAGAGCTTAACTACTGGACCTCAGAAGCCAAAGTCAATAGCATCCTAAATACTGCATATTCTCAGATGAGCAACAGCGATTACTTTTTCTCAAATGAAGGGTTGTCTGACAATGCTTTTAGTGGTAGAGGTGATTTTAACGGTTCCACGTCTATTGCCGCAGGCACCTATGATCCTGCTTTAGGTCGGATAAAATCAGAATGGCAATTCCACTATGAAGGGATTAAAACCTGCAACCTGATAATTGAAAATATTGATCAGGTTCCTATGGATGAAGGCATAAAAAATAGAATGCGGGCAGAAGCACGATTCATTCGTGCGCTGAAACATTTCCAATTGATGACTTGGTTCGGAGATATCCCTTTACTGAGAACGGACCCTACACGAGAGGAAGCCTTGGAGGTAAGCAGAAGCCCTAAAGCGGAGGCATTAGATTTTATATTAGGGGAGTTGGAGGAGATAGTCCCGATGTTACCAACGAATACGTCGTATGCGGACGCGGATAAAGGTCGGATTACCAGAGGGGCGGTCATTGCCCTTAAAGCAAGAGTTTATCTCTATGAAAACCGCTGGCAAGATGTGGCAACCACCTGTGAGCGGCTTATTCAGACCGATGAAAATGGAAGTTATCAACTTTTTCCGAACTACGAAGGGTTATTTTTGCCACAAAATCAAAATAATAGTGAGGTCATTTTAGACATTCAATATGTGCCGGAATTTCGCGTTTGGACAAATATGTTTGATCTGGCACCCATATCGGTAGGCGCACGTTTAAACAATCTGGCACCAACCCAAGAATTGGTAGATAGCTATCGGATGCTCAATGGCAAGGCCATCAATGAAAATGAATCCGGGTATAATGAAGATGACCCCTATACTAACCGGGATCCGAGAATGGCGTTCACCATCGTCCACCATCTTCACGAATGGAGAAGGCCTGATGGTTCTACCCAGACTATTTATACCAAACCAGGCAGCACCCCGACAGGAGCCAATTCATCCGATGAATACGCACCAGGTACCGTCAGCTCACCCACGGGTTATTACCTACGTAAATATTATGACCCTACACACGGCCCCAATTTCAGGGCCGGATTGAATCTCATATTAATACGTTATGCTGATATCCTATTGATGTACGCAGAAGCAAGAAATGAGCTTGCTCAACTTAACCAGGACGAATGGGATCAAAGTATCAGAGCGCTTCGTACGAGATCAGGTTTCACCGCCGAGGAAGCGCTCGCCTACCAACCGAATTGGACCCAAGAAGATATCCGTCAGATCATCCGTAACGAGCGACGAGTTGAACTGGCTATGGAAGGCCTTCGGATTTTCGATATCCGTCGTTGGCAAACAGCCGAAGAAGTTTTAAACGGATGGGTACATGGTGCAAAGTTTGGCCCAACAAATGAAGACAATGGTTACATCAGAGCCAATTTCCGAACATTCGATCCCAATAGACATTATCTGTGGCCAATTCCACGTGATGAGCGCAATTTGAACAATAATTTGACGCAAAACCCAGGATGGGAAAATTAA
- a CDS encoding DinB family protein gives MENKTFEENLEQAADAVLTPAQLLEHWQGHRSLTRKVIDTFPEKELFAYSVGGMRPFGKLAQELLQMGAPGAHGVVTGEWKELKNEIQASGLSGSPTTKEDVLKLWDWSTAYINRIWQELQPGRFQQKDIAFGQFDGIVYGHCLYFIDNEIHHRGQGYVYLRSLGIEPPPFWER, from the coding sequence ATGGAAAACAAAACATTCGAAGAAAATCTAGAGCAGGCAGCGGATGCAGTGCTGACCCCGGCGCAGTTACTGGAACATTGGCAAGGACACCGTTCATTGACTCGTAAGGTCATTGATACATTTCCTGAGAAAGAACTGTTTGCTTATAGCGTTGGAGGCATGCGCCCTTTCGGTAAGCTGGCACAAGAACTCTTACAGATGGGAGCTCCGGGTGCCCATGGGGTAGTTACAGGAGAATGGAAGGAGTTAAAAAACGAGATACAAGCGTCCGGACTATCGGGGTCTCCAACAACTAAAGAAGATGTTTTAAAATTATGGGACTGGAGTACTGCTTATATAAACCGTATTTGGCAAGAACTACAACCCGGCCGTTTTCAGCAAAAAGATATTGCCTTTGGACAATTTGACGGAATTGTGTATGGGCATTGCCTTTATTTTATTGATAACGAAATCCATCATCGTGGACAAGGTTACGTGTATCTTCGGTCTTTAGGTATTGAACCTCCCCCTTTTTGGGAACGATAA
- a CDS encoding MBL fold metallo-hydrolase: MKNIILMLTSCLATLSAFSQTDYKIENITIKPIEHATFEINWKGKTFLFDPSVPAEKLRDIPPPQLIFITDIHGDHLNLTTLKGLNLDKATIVASQAVADSLPAELLNKTHVLNNGQSIKLADINIEAIPMYNLPESDSAYHVKGRGNGYVLTLDNRRIYISGDTEDTPEMRDLENIWMAFICMNQPYTMSVEQAAEAVLDFRPKIVFPYHYRGQDGKSDVNQFKQLVNQTDSTITVYTHDWYNGQ, translated from the coding sequence ATGAAAAATATAATATTAATGCTAACCTCATGTTTGGCTACGCTTAGTGCCTTCAGTCAAACAGACTATAAGATTGAAAATATTACCATCAAACCTATTGAACATGCTACATTTGAAATAAACTGGAAGGGTAAAACGTTTCTTTTTGACCCTAGCGTACCTGCAGAAAAATTACGTGATATACCTCCACCCCAGTTAATTTTCATCACCGATATACATGGTGATCATCTCAATTTAACTACGTTGAAAGGTCTGAACCTTGATAAAGCTACCATAGTGGCATCACAGGCAGTAGCAGACTCTCTTCCCGCCGAGCTCTTAAACAAAACCCACGTACTCAACAACGGGCAAAGTATTAAGCTTGCAGACATTAACATTGAAGCCATACCTATGTACAATCTTCCAGAATCCGACAGCGCCTATCACGTCAAAGGTAGGGGAAACGGTTACGTATTAACTTTAGATAATCGTCGCATATATATAAGCGGAGATACGGAAGACACTCCTGAAATGCGTGATCTGGAGAATATATGGATGGCTTTTATATGCATGAACCAGCCCTACACAATGAGTGTAGAGCAAGCTGCAGAAGCAGTGTTGGACTTCAGGCCGAAAATTGTCTTTCCATACCATTATCGTGGACAAGACGGAAAAAGCGATGTTAATCAATTTAAACAGTTAGTCAACCAAACAGATAGCACAATTACCGTCTACACACACGATTGGTATAATGGTCAGTAA
- a CDS encoding FecR family protein → MNRKEIDQFLTKVAANEHSDKDLERFRKWLSYTPKPEANDALNRYIEVVQLTETVDTDRLSRISQEIEQKLDWKQKNAARHLPLFIKIAASVLLIISGYYIFQNQSINTQNTQSHLSIHPGKEQATLILADGSKIDLNKAADGTIQGSTKEGITGFSKKAGLLSYEVSRQSSEKRQVHTLAVPRGGQYKLLLPDGTKIWLNAASTLSFPTSFAADKREVFLDGEAYLEVAQHPTAPFTVKTTKGEVNVLGTHFNIRAYGSEEKATTTLLEGSVKVSNKYQSALLKPGDQATHKEKEDIILQQVETTYATAWKNGYFMFNQQPITEVMEQIALWYDIEVFYRGEKPVNKIWGTTSRSDSFNDVLKTLQALGSVQFKIEGRKVYVEKTNFK, encoded by the coding sequence ATGAACCGAAAAGAAATTGACCAATTTTTAACTAAAGTTGCCGCAAATGAGCACTCTGACAAAGATCTTGAACGCTTTAGGAAATGGTTGTCGTATACACCAAAACCGGAAGCCAATGATGCCTTAAATCGTTATATTGAGGTCGTTCAATTGACTGAAACTGTCGATACCGATAGACTATCACGCATTTCCCAAGAAATTGAACAGAAGTTGGATTGGAAACAGAAAAATGCAGCCAGACATCTGCCTCTGTTCATTAAAATCGCTGCTAGCGTACTGTTGATTATCTCAGGATATTATATCTTCCAGAATCAGTCTATCAATACCCAGAATACACAAAGTCATCTGTCTATACACCCAGGGAAAGAGCAAGCCACACTTATACTTGCCGATGGTTCAAAAATTGACCTTAATAAAGCCGCCGACGGCACTATTCAAGGCTCAACAAAGGAAGGAATCACTGGTTTCAGCAAAAAAGCAGGCCTCTTAAGTTATGAAGTTTCTAGACAATCTTCGGAAAAAAGACAGGTTCATACACTAGCGGTACCCCGCGGAGGTCAGTACAAATTATTGTTGCCTGATGGTACTAAAATATGGTTGAATGCAGCTAGCACTTTATCTTTTCCAACAAGTTTTGCTGCCGACAAGCGCGAAGTTTTCTTAGATGGCGAAGCCTATCTAGAAGTTGCACAGCATCCAACAGCTCCTTTTACCGTTAAAACTACCAAAGGCGAAGTTAACGTTTTAGGAACACATTTTAACATTAGAGCATATGGTAGCGAGGAAAAGGCGACCACCACACTATTGGAAGGGTCTGTAAAAGTTTCAAATAAGTACCAAAGTGCACTATTGAAACCTGGGGATCAAGCCACTCATAAGGAAAAAGAGGACATCATCCTACAGCAAGTTGAAACCACCTATGCCACTGCCTGGAAGAACGGCTATTTTATGTTCAATCAGCAGCCTATCACTGAGGTTATGGAACAGATTGCCCTTTGGTATGATATTGAGGTTTTTTACCGAGGAGAGAAACCAGTGAATAAAATATGGGGAACCACTTCACGATCTGATAGTTTCAATGATGTTTTGAAGACATTACAAGCCTTGGGCAGTGTACAATTTAAAATAGAAGGGAGGAAAGTTTATGTAGAGAAAACAAACTTTAAGTAA
- a CDS encoding RNA polymerase sigma-70 factor codes for MKAIVFERGLLNRISKDDREAFRVLYQQYIPLVYHFSYSILKDSDASEEIVQCVFVNVWEKRVILNRIDNIKAYLFRVTKNLILNDLKKQQIIKKSVTHLTVENSGEENPEDQFIYKESMLLAEEAISKLSPKRKLIVELRTKQNLSLDEIADQLQISKNVVKKQFYKGTAFIKDYLIKRGRLTLLWFIMHWF; via the coding sequence ATGAAAGCAATAGTGTTTGAACGAGGTTTACTAAATCGGATTAGTAAAGATGATCGTGAGGCTTTCCGTGTGTTGTATCAACAGTACATTCCCTTGGTATATCATTTCAGCTATAGTATATTGAAAGATAGTGACGCCTCTGAAGAAATTGTTCAATGTGTATTTGTTAACGTATGGGAAAAGCGTGTTATATTAAACCGCATCGATAATATAAAAGCCTACTTATTTCGTGTTACAAAAAACCTTATTCTAAATGATCTCAAAAAACAGCAAATAATTAAAAAGTCAGTTACTCATTTAACGGTGGAAAATAGCGGTGAAGAGAATCCGGAAGATCAATTTATATATAAAGAAAGTATGCTTTTAGCGGAAGAAGCAATTTCCAAGCTTTCTCCCAAAAGAAAGTTAATTGTAGAACTCCGTACAAAACAAAACTTAAGTCTGGATGAAATTGCTGATCAATTGCAAATATCAAAGAATGTAGTGAAGAAGCAATTTTATAAAGGTACAGCCTTCATAAAAGATTACCTGATCAAAAGAGGAAGGTTAACCTTGTTATGGTTTATCATGCATTGGTTTTAG
- a CDS encoding TonB-dependent receptor — MLILLTFIIQANAKSSAQTITIHKPLITAEQFFLEIQKQSPYHVLCDATVLKQIPARKVDFEDTPILEALNAYLGDTPYGHQLNSNNTIIIKEKPSPIKLNNKQPIQQAITGRVLDDAGEPLVGVTVRVDNGQTVTTNQQGDFSITISNNSKTLTFSYLGYKAQQVSINGRSVINITLDFESSDLEEVIVVGYGTQLRKDVVGAVDQVSSRALEGRPVTNVTQALQGASPSLVIQQPNSEPGGGLNLNIRGISTLGNNSPLVVIDGIVGGDINLLNPADIASVSVLKDAGSAAIYGSRANNGVVLITTKQGNKDGRNVLTYNGLAGINTPKMFFNPVRGYENAILRNQSALNAGLQPVFSPEQIRTFQNDGDEEWFVNSIIQNAWQQNHNLSLSGGSSNSTYHVSAGLFDQRSNFVGPDYGARRYNFRINLSNDYGRLNLSTQLAYARNDNKDHSGSTQTLMVDAARVPVIYPIKDEQGRYLTNDVLSEFNPLGILEQGGFRQYTDDNLFGNIQATFQVNDFLKLRGVFGGSLKANNQYARTMQVDYYPSGVSGPDRNTNDIAYKSLELNTQFIAEFSKQFQQHSVNALVGVSNENFGSRQSAIFRRYTDNELGTPISETVISTDSENSNQTATENSLNSLFGRASYSYLDRYYAEFNFRYDGSSKFSKTNRWGFFPSLSAGYRLSNESFMEAYREQFGDIKLRASYGIVGNQNVGNFQYQTTYFTFENAYGFNNIGVSGTGYNFANPDLRWERAATFNFGADLSFLNNKLTVSADYFSKVTRDILVPPQVPLVFGTGLPDFNAGRVRNQGWELTVSYNHQGEKFGHFITANVGDSKNKVLYFEGNERLTGVEELQILLKEGFPFNSYVGLKRDGYFQNIDEIANAATPPGLNVQPGDNRYVDVNGDGVIDNNDLFVFGNPFPRLNYGLQYNVTFKGFDLNVLLQGVGKRTMMVRGELVEPFHFNYGLTMYEHQLDYWTPVNPDARYPQLSANNSNSNINNFRRGSDMYLYNAAYLRLKNLQVGYTLPQDVSRKLGMQKLRAYLSGQNLFTLSGMKFLDPEITEFNSSMDNSGANSGRAYPTLIYYGFGLDITF, encoded by the coding sequence ATGTTAATACTACTCACCTTTATCATACAGGCAAATGCTAAAAGTAGTGCTCAAACCATCACCATCCATAAGCCACTGATAACTGCTGAGCAATTTTTTCTTGAAATACAGAAACAAAGCCCTTACCACGTACTTTGTGATGCAACCGTATTGAAACAAATACCTGCACGTAAAGTTGATTTTGAAGACACACCTATTCTTGAGGCATTAAACGCTTATTTGGGAGATACACCGTATGGCCATCAACTGAATAGTAATAATACCATTATCATTAAAGAAAAACCATCACCTATAAAGCTTAACAATAAGCAACCTATTCAACAAGCCATAACAGGTAGGGTGTTAGACGATGCAGGAGAACCTCTGGTAGGGGTAACTGTTCGGGTAGATAACGGTCAAACAGTCACCACTAATCAGCAGGGAGATTTCAGTATTACGATCAGCAATAACAGTAAGACCTTAACGTTTAGCTATCTTGGATACAAAGCACAACAAGTTTCAATCAATGGAAGAAGTGTAATCAATATAACACTTGACTTTGAGTCGTCTGATTTGGAAGAAGTGATTGTCGTAGGTTATGGCACCCAACTCCGCAAGGACGTTGTAGGTGCCGTTGATCAAGTTAGTTCAAGAGCGCTGGAAGGCCGGCCTGTAACCAACGTGACGCAAGCGTTACAGGGCGCCTCTCCAAGTTTAGTCATCCAGCAGCCAAATTCTGAGCCAGGTGGCGGGCTAAATCTCAATATTCGAGGAATCAGTACGTTAGGCAATAACAGTCCGCTCGTTGTGATAGACGGCATCGTTGGCGGTGATATTAATCTTTTGAATCCCGCTGATATTGCATCGGTGTCGGTATTAAAAGATGCAGGAAGCGCTGCCATTTACGGGTCTAGGGCAAACAACGGCGTTGTACTAATCACAACTAAACAAGGTAATAAGGACGGAAGAAACGTCCTAACTTACAACGGGCTGGCAGGGATCAATACTCCAAAAATGTTTTTCAACCCCGTTAGAGGTTATGAAAACGCTATTCTTCGTAACCAGTCGGCACTAAATGCCGGACTGCAGCCTGTATTCAGCCCTGAACAAATCAGAACATTTCAAAATGATGGAGACGAAGAATGGTTCGTGAATAGCATCATTCAAAATGCTTGGCAACAGAATCATAACCTCAGTCTATCCGGAGGAAGTAGTAATTCTACGTATCACGTTTCCGCCGGCTTATTTGACCAGCGTAGTAATTTTGTAGGACCAGATTATGGGGCCAGACGCTACAATTTCCGCATCAATCTCAGTAACGACTATGGTCGTCTGAATTTATCTACACAGCTGGCTTACGCCCGTAATGACAATAAAGATCATTCGGGGTCTACACAAACACTGATGGTTGATGCCGCTAGAGTACCTGTTATCTATCCCATTAAAGATGAACAAGGCCGCTATTTAACTAATGACGTATTATCAGAATTTAATCCTTTGGGTATACTTGAGCAAGGAGGATTCAGACAATATACAGACGACAACCTGTTTGGGAATATCCAAGCCACATTTCAGGTAAATGACTTTCTGAAATTAAGAGGTGTTTTTGGCGGTAGCCTAAAAGCAAACAATCAATACGCCCGCACGATGCAAGTAGACTACTACCCATCAGGGGTCTCGGGCCCTGATCGCAATACGAACGATATTGCCTACAAAAGCTTGGAACTAAACACACAATTTATAGCAGAGTTTAGCAAACAGTTCCAACAACATAGTGTAAATGCTTTAGTTGGCGTATCAAATGAAAATTTCGGCAGCAGGCAATCCGCTATATTCCGTCGTTATACAGATAATGAACTAGGGACACCCATTTCCGAAACCGTAATTAGTACCGATTCGGAAAATTCCAATCAGACCGCGACGGAAAATAGTTTGAACTCACTTTTTGGACGGGCCTCTTACTCTTATCTAGACCGCTATTACGCAGAATTCAATTTCCGTTACGACGGCTCTTCGAAATTCAGCAAAACCAACCGATGGGGATTTTTCCCATCGCTGTCAGCAGGTTATCGTTTAAGTAATGAATCATTTATGGAAGCCTATAGGGAACAATTTGGAGACATCAAATTAAGAGCATCTTATGGTATAGTAGGTAATCAGAACGTAGGTAATTTTCAATACCAAACCACCTATTTTACCTTTGAGAATGCTTACGGGTTCAACAATATAGGCGTTAGTGGCACAGGTTATAACTTTGCCAATCCCGATCTGCGCTGGGAAAGAGCTGCGACCTTTAACTTTGGTGCTGATTTAAGTTTCCTAAACAACAAGTTAACCGTATCGGCCGACTATTTCAGTAAAGTGACCCGTGATATTTTAGTCCCTCCACAAGTGCCTTTGGTTTTTGGCACAGGACTCCCAGATTTTAATGCCGGTAGAGTACGTAATCAGGGCTGGGAGCTTACTGTTTCCTATAACCACCAAGGTGAAAAGTTTGGTCATTTTATTACGGCAAACGTGGGTGACTCAAAAAATAAGGTGCTTTATTTTGAAGGAAATGAACGCCTAACAGGCGTTGAAGAACTCCAAATCTTGTTAAAAGAAGGCTTCCCTTTTAATTCCTATGTAGGTTTAAAAAGAGACGGTTACTTTCAGAATATTGACGAAATTGCCAATGCCGCGACCCCTCCCGGTCTCAATGTACAACCTGGCGATAATCGCTATGTAGATGTAAATGGCGACGGCGTTATCGACAATAATGACCTATTCGTATTTGGCAACCCATTTCCGCGCCTAAATTATGGTTTACAGTACAATGTCACTTTTAAGGGTTTTGACCTTAATGTGCTCCTACAGGGTGTAGGCAAGCGAACGATGATGGTACGGGGCGAATTGGTAGAACCTTTTCATTTCAACTACGGATTGACAATGTATGAACATCAACTGGATTATTGGACTCCCGTCAATCCAGACGCTCGTTACCCACAGCTTTCAGCGAACAACAGCAACTCAAACATTAATAATTTTCGCAGAGGATCTGATATGTACTTGTATAATGCTGCTTATCTCCGATTAAAAAACCTCCAGGTGGGCTATACGTTGCCCCAGGATGTGTCGAGAAAATTGGGTATGCAAAAACTAAGAGCTTACCTGTCCGGACAAAATCTTTTCACGCTGTCTGGAATGAAGTTTCTCGATCCGGAAATCACCGAATTTAACAGCAGCATGGACAATAGCGGCGCAAACAGTGGTCGTGCCTATCCTACCCTAATCTATTATGGTTTCGGTCTTGACATCACCTTTTAA